Part of the Microbacterium immunditiarum genome is shown below.
CGGGATGGCACGCAGGAAGGGCACGAGGATGATGATCGTCGTCGGCAGGGCGAACGCGACCTGCGGGATGATGAGCCCCCACCACGATCCGAAGAGGTTGAGCTGACGCAGCAGGACGGTCAGCGGAAGGATCGAGATCGTGAGCGGGAACAGCAGCCCCGTCGTGAACAGCGCATAGAGGAAGTTGCGGCCGCGGAAGTCGTAGCGCGCGATCACGAACGCCGCCATGACGCCCAGGAGCATGACGCCGAGCGTCGTGCCGAGGGCGGTGACGGTGCTCGCGAGCACCTGGTTCCAGAACCGCGGATCGCCGAGGATTCGCGCGTAGTTGTCGAACACCCACGGGTTCGGGAGCCCCGCCGGGTCGGCGAAGAAGTCGGGGTTCGTGCGGAAGCCGGCGATCGCGACGTACAGGACAGGCCCGATCGCGATGGCTGCGACCACGAGCGCCACGACGTAGACGATCGGCTGGCTCCAGTCGATGCCGCGCTTGCCCGCGCGGTGCTGCAGTGCGGCGGTCATGTCAGCGCACCCCCGTCGTGAGGGCGCCCTGCAGGTCGCGGCGCAGCGCGAAGCGCTGGTAGAGCAGGGCGACGATGAGCGAGATGAGGAAGAGCACGACCGCGACGGCGCTGCCGTATCCGATCTGCGTCACGTTGAGGCCGTATTCGACCATGTACACCGCCATCGTGGAGGAAGCATGGAGAGGTCCGCCGCCGGTGACGATCCACACGAGGTCGAACAGCTGCAACGAACCGATGATCGACAGGAACGCCCAGATGCGGATGGTGGGTCCGAGCAGCGGCACGGTGATGTGCCACTGGGTCTTCCACCAGCCGGCGCCATCGAGGGCGGCGGCTTCGTAGAGGTCTTCGGGGATGCCCGCCAGGCCGGCGAGCATGAGGATGATCGCGAGGCCGAGGTACTTCCACGTGAGGATGCCGAACATCGTCCACATGACGACGCTCGGGTCGGCCAGCCAGGCCGGAGGGTTCTCGATCCCGATCATTCGCAGCCACGTGTCGATGGGGCCGTACCGGGTCGGCGGGACCGACTGGAGCATGATCTGCCACGCGAGACCGGCGGTCACCTCGCTGAGCACGTAGGGCACGAAGATGAGCGCGCGAAGCAGCCCGCGGAAGCGCAGTCGCCGGTTCATGAGGAGCGCGACGAGGATCGCGAGCGGCCCCTGGATGAGCAGCGACAGGAAGAGGATGAAGAAGTTGTTGCCCACCGAGCGGTGGAACACCGGGTCGGTCAGAAGCCGGGCGTAGTTGTCGAAGCCGATGAAGCGTTCGAGGGGTCCGAGGCCGTTCCAGTTGAAGAAGCTGTAGTACGCGGCCAGGACCACGGGGAGGAGGACGAAGACGAGGTAGACGAGAACCGCCGGTCCT
Proteins encoded:
- a CDS encoding carbohydrate ABC transporter permease, with the translated sequence MTAALQHRAGKRGIDWSQPIVYVVALVVAAIAIGPVLYVAIAGFRTNPDFFADPAGLPNPWVFDNYARILGDPRFWNQVLASTVTALGTTLGVMLLGVMAAFVIARYDFRGRNFLYALFTTGLLFPLTISILPLTVLLRQLNLFGSWWGLIIPQVAFALPTTIIILVPFLRAIPGELEDAAVVDGTTRIGFFWRIMLPLSMPGLMTVGVLAFVGSWNAYLLPLFVLQAGGARPEDYTLPLGVQFFSTAYGQDTTGVLAYTSLAMLPAILFFTLAEKRIVGGLQGAVKG
- a CDS encoding carbohydrate ABC transporter permease gives rise to the protein MTAINEAGPALDAGPAPVGTRKRSARARRRQWGEVTLFAGPAVLVYLVFVLLPVVLAAYYSFFNWNGLGPLERFIGFDNYARLLTDPVFHRSVGNNFFILFLSLLIQGPLAILVALLMNRRLRFRGLLRALIFVPYVLSEVTAGLAWQIMLQSVPPTRYGPIDTWLRMIGIENPPAWLADPSVVMWTMFGILTWKYLGLAIILMLAGLAGIPEDLYEAAALDGAGWWKTQWHITVPLLGPTIRIWAFLSIIGSLQLFDLVWIVTGGGPLHASSTMAVYMVEYGLNVTQIGYGSAVAVVLFLISLIVALLYQRFALRRDLQGALTTGVR